The Streptomyces durmitorensis genome contains the following window.
AGCGCCCGCTCGGCGTCGGCGCGGACGGCGGCCTGGTCGGCCTCGACCGCGGCGAGCAGGTCGGTGATGTTCTCGTTGTCCTGCCCCTCGAGCAGCGCGAGCAGCAGATGCGCGGGGGTCAGGTCGGGGTGCCCGTCCTTCACGGCCAGGTTGCTGGCCGCGTTGATCGCGTCCCGGCTCCTGTTGGTCAGCTCGGCGTCCACGTAGTCGTCTCCTCCTTGCGATCCGTATGGCGTACGGCCCGTGTGGCGTACGGCCTGGCGGGCGCCCATCCGCCCCACCTGACTTAAACAGCGTACATAAAGTTGAGTCTATTCCACTCAAGGAGGCGGGGGCAGGGTGCGTGGGAAGGGCGAGGGCGGGGTGCACGCGGGCGGCGGTCGGGCGGCGGTTAGGTTCGCCGCATGGCCATGGACCCGCATCACCCGACCCCCGCCTACCTCAGCTTCTGGCGCGAACGGCATCTGTGCACGCTGACGACACTGCGCCCCGACGGCACCCCGCACGTCGTGCCGGTCGGCGTGACGTACGACCCGGAGGCGGGGGTGGCCCGCGTCCTTGCGAGCAAGTCGAGCGCGAAGGTCTCCCACGTCCTCGCGGCGACGGCTCCCGGCGCGGAGGGGCCGGGGGCGCGGGTGGCGGTCTGCCAGGTCGACGGGCGGCGCTGGGCGACGCTGGAGGGGTACGCGCGGGTGCGTACGGAGGAGGCGGAGATCGCGGAGGGCGAGCGGCGCTACGAGGAGCGGTACGAGAGGGCTCCGCGGGTGAATCCGAACCGCGTGCTGATCGAGATCACACTGACGCGGGCGATGGGGAACAAGGCGGCTCGCTGACGCGGGCGGCGGCGGGCCGGGCCCGCACACACCACAGCGGCGCCACCGTGTTCAGGTCCACGGTGGCGCCGCTGCTGGGAAGCACCTGCGCGATGTACAACGACGGGGGATCGCGTCAGGCGCTGCGGGGGGTGGCTGTGATGGCTCTTGTAGTGCTCGAACTCTGCTGGTCCTGCTGCTCTCCGGGCCGGCCGGGTTCACCGACCAGCTGGTGGTCACGCCGGTCGAGATTGACGAAGACCATCCCGTACCGAATGGCACACCGCACTGGCTGCGGGGCGCCGCGCGGCTTGCGGAGGCACCGGTAGGCCCGGATCTCCTCCTCGTCGTCACGGGTGACGACTACCGGCTCGCCGAGGAGCGTGACCATCAACGAGTCGCCTGCGTGGGGTATCGCGGTGGCGAGATCGATGAAGTGCCAACCGGATCGGTAGGCGGTGGCCATTTCTCGGCGGAAGGTGCGATCGTCGGGAGGAGTGCTCATGCCTTCGCTCCCGCCGGCGCGGGGCCGTCGACAGGAACCGTAGCCCAGATGATGTCGCCTGTGGCCGAGGCCCAAATGATGTCAGGAGGCGCCGCGTTGGTCCCGGACTCCTGTATGGCCGTAGACCCGGTATCCCTGTGCAGATCAAAAGCGCTCACAGCGCTGATGGCCAATCCGACAGAGAAGGCACCAACAAGTACCGAGCGAAGCATTGTCTTGCACATAGCGGGCTTCGTCCTCACTTCCATAGCGACTCTCCCCCGGCCTCCCAAGACGATGGCTCATTCAGCCATGCGAACACCACAGGAGCGATGCATCATGTTCCTGCACGTTCAGGACCCTGGGGGATGGAGCTATGACAACAAAAGGCCCAATTCGGGCACATCCTCACTCCATGGCCGACCTATGTGACGAGGGAAAGCGGCTCTACGCCAGCGCGTTGCGCGCAGGACGCATCGCGCGCGCCGAGGCGGACCTGGCTCCCTGCCTGGTGGAGTTCGCCCTCCTGCACCCCGACTCGGACGACCCCGGCTGGCTCCGCCCGGCTCCTCCGACCTCCGTACTCGCGCAGCGTCTCCGCCCCATCGAGCGCGAGATCCAGGAACGAAGGGCCCTGGCAGTCGAACTGACCGAAGCCTTTGAGCCATTCATGTCCATCAGCGTCCAGGACCGGTCGACCGCCCATGCGATCACCGTGCTGGAAGGCGCGAACAGAATCAACGCGGCCATAGAAATCGCCACAACCGAGTGCCAGAGCGAGATTCTTACGGTCCAACCCGGCGGGGGACGCAGCGAAGCCATCCTCACGGAGGCCGTAAAGCGCAGCCAAGGCATCATCGACCGCGGCATCAGGATGCGCACGCTGTACCAACACACGGCCCGTCACAGCCAGGGCACCATCGCCTATGCCGAGCACATGAAGCAGGGCAAGGTGGAGGTACGCACCCTCGAAGAACTAATTGAACGTCTGATGATCTTCGATCGCACAGTCGCCTACATACCGGCGCGGGACGACCGTCAAGCGGCCCTGGAACTCCGGCATCCCGGAATTGTCGAGTATCTGGCAAACGTCTTCGAGCAACTCTGGCAACGCGCGGCTCCCCTGCTCGAGGAGACCCCTTACGCTCCCCCGATCGATGGCATCACCGGCGTCCAGCGCTCCATTGCGAGACTCCTCATCGAAGGTCACGTCGACGAGGCGATCGCCAGAAGACTCGGCATGAACGTCCGCACTTGCCGTGCCCACATAGCCAAGATCGCCGCCGCGCTTGGCAGTGGCAGCCGGGCTCAACTCGGCTACCTGATCGCCCAGTCCGGAATCCTGGACAAAAATCGCTGAACTCGTTCAGGGAGCGAGCAGACCTCGACGAACCAGCCTCATGCCCGCGGAGCCGACCAGCCGTGCGGCATGGGGACAGCCCTGTACTCCCAGGCCTGCGGTCAGCCGTGCGTCGTAATCGGAGCAAACTCGGCTACTTCATAGGCCGGTCTGAAACCCCGACCGGGGAGAGCAGCCCGCCTCCCACACGCCAATCCTGCCCATGACGCAACTGCCCCTGCATAGAATCACGTCGCTTCAACCGAGCGGGAGGGAGCACAGCATGTCCGTCGAGCACATACCGCACGGCGTCGAGCAACTCTGCGAGCAAGGTTCGGCCGCATACATCCGAGCGTTGAGCGAAGGCCGGATCCGAAGCGAAGACGTCGCACAGGCGCCCTGCCTCGTCGACTTCGGCTTGCTCCATCCGGACATCAGCGACATGCAGTGGCTGCACCCCACTGCCCCTGCCGTCGCTCTCCCCCGGCTCCTTCGCGTCATCGAGGACCACATCACGGACCAGCGCCAGCGGGAGGAACGTCTCACTGCGGCCTTCGAGCCACTCATGGCCCTCGACCCCCGGCTGTCCACCGCCTCGGACAATCCCGCGATCACTGTTCTCGACGGCCTCGAACGCATCAATGCGGCCATCGACCAGGCCATCTCCGACACGCAGGAGGAGTTCCTCGCCGTCCAGCCCGGAGGCACCCGCCCACCAGAGACCTTGGCCGACGCATTCGCCCGCGACCAGGCACTGCTGAGCCGCGGCTGTCGCATGCGAACTCTCTATCAGCACACGACCCGTCACTCCCTCCCTGTTCTCGCCTACCTCGAGCGACTCGAAGGCGATGCCGAAGCCCGCACCCTCGACGAGGTCACGGAGCGCCTCTTCGTCTTCGACCGGACCGTGGCCTTCATTCCAGCGAGCAAGGACCGCAGCCTCGCCCTCGAACTGCGCCACCCCGCCGTTGTCGAGTACCTCGCCACCACCTTCGATCGCCTGTGGCGCCTGGCCACGCCCATGTGGCCGCAGTCAGCCCCCCAGCCTGCGGACGACGGCGTTACCGCCCGCCAGCGCGCCATCGCTGCCCTCCTCGTCGAGGGCCACACCGACTCCGAGGTCGCCGCAAGCCTCGGCATGAACGTCCGCACCGCCCGCGTACACATCGCCAAACTCGCCGTCGGCGTCGGCAGTCACAGCCGGGCTCAACTCGGCTATCGCATTGGTCAGTCAGGAATCCTCGACCAGAAGCGCTAGGAGACCGCGCTTCACCTGAGAAGCAGTGGGGAGGCCGAGATGGCCGCAGGGCATCACGCACACGAAAGCGACGAACTGTGCCAAGCCGGCATGGAGGCGTACACCCGCGCCCTGCGCGCAGGCCGAATTCACACTCGTGAGGTCGATCCGACCCCCTGCCTCGTTCGCTTCGGCCTCCTGCGCCCCGACTGCGACGACACGCAATGGCTACGCCCTGTATCACCGGCCGTCGCGCTCCCTCGGCTTCTTGTGGGTGTCGAGGACGGCATCGCACATCAGCGTCGTCGCAAAGCGCAGTTGGCCGTCGAATTCGACCAGCTGATGTCACTGGCCCCCAGCCGCTCCCGCGCCTCAAGTGCTTCTGGAATCTCCGTGTTGCAGGGGATGCCGCTCATCGAAGAAGCCATCGACCGAGCAACAGCGGCCACCATTGAAGAGATCCGCATCATCCAGCCGGGAGGGCAGAGGCTCCCCAGGCACTTGGCCGACTCGCGGCCTGTTGAGCAAGGGTTCCTCAGGCGGGGCGGCCGCATGCGTACGCTTTATCAGCACACGACCCGCCACTCACTGGCAACTCTCGCCCACTACGAGCATTTGCAAGGCAACGTCGAGGTGCGCACTCTGGACGAGCTCCCACAGCGCCTCTTCATCTTCGATCAGCGCTCGGCCATGATTCCGACGCGGGAAGCTCGCGACATAGCCATCGAATTGAGCCATCCGGCACTCGTCGCCCATCTCACCGCAGGGTATGAACTTCTCTGGCGCAAGGCGACTCCCATGTACCCGGTCCCCGTGCCACTGCCCGCACAGGACGGCGTCACCGTACGCCAACGAGCAATCGCCGGCCTCCTGATCGAAGGCCACACCGACTCCGAGATCGCCACCCGCCTCGGCATGAACGTCCGCACCGCCCGCGTACACATCGCCAAACTCGCTTCCTCCCTCGGCAGCCAGAGCCGCGCCCAACTCGGCTATCTCATAAGCCAGTCGGGGATCCTGGAATCGGACGCCTGAGTCCACGGGAGCGCTCACCCATGCACGAATAGGTGCTCCTGCACCTTTTGCCCCTGCCTCAGCAGGGTGCACTGCAACAAGATGACGCTGGCGGCACACCCCCAGCCGCACCAAAGTGAATGTCGGCGGAGCAAGCCCGGTTCGGGCCGATCCGTCGGCGATCAGTCCTGTCGAACGTCCTGGGGCAGGGCCTCGCTTCCCTTTGAGTCGTCCCGGTCGGCTGCCCCTGTATTCGGCCGGGACGTCTCTCACTGCACCTGCCGTAACTCACGACTGGGTGCGAATAATTTGCTCATCCAGCGTCATATTCCCAGGGGGGGAAATGAAGAATCTTTCTCTTGCAAACCGAATAATGGCCACCAAGGCCGCGAAGGGTGCTGTCGTGGCGGCTCTGGCGGCTACGGCCATCGGGCTGACGGCTCCGATGTCGAGCGCCTCCAACGAGAGCTCGTGGGATGCCGGCTGCCGGGGGTACTGGTACTCAACCGCCGGTCACGGGTACTGCAACGACGCAAACACGTGGCTCTCGTAGGTGTCGTACTTACCCCTGTAGCCGTCGCGCAGCCTGTCGTAGTGGCCCACCCCGCATTTTGGGAATTCTATCTATGACGACTCATCCCGTCGCCCGACTGACGGCCCTCACACAGGGGTACGGCGGCCGACGCATCATCGAGGATCTCGACCTGTCCATCCAGCCAGGCGTCACCGGACTGCTGGGTCCCAACGGGGCGGGAAAGACCACTCTGTTCCGTACGCTCGCCACGATCGCGCCCCCGCAGAGCGGAAGCCTTGAGCTGTTCGGCGAGGCCGTCGCCGGCGAACGGGATGTCCGGCAGGTCAGGCCTCGGATCGGCTACCTCCCGCAGGACTTCGGCTACTACCCGGCGTTCTCCGTCACCGATTTCGTCCGCTACTGCGCCTGGTTGCGTGAAGTCCCCTCCAAGGAGGCCGAGTCGGCG
Protein-coding sequences here:
- a CDS encoding pyridoxamine 5'-phosphate oxidase family protein; amino-acid sequence: MAMDPHHPTPAYLSFWRERHLCTLTTLRPDGTPHVVPVGVTYDPEAGVARVLASKSSAKVSHVLAATAPGAEGPGARVAVCQVDGRRWATLEGYARVRTEEAEIAEGERRYEERYERAPRVNPNRVLIEITLTRAMGNKAAR
- a CDS encoding helix-turn-helix transcriptional regulator produces the protein MTTKGPIRAHPHSMADLCDEGKRLYASALRAGRIARAEADLAPCLVEFALLHPDSDDPGWLRPAPPTSVLAQRLRPIEREIQERRALAVELTEAFEPFMSISVQDRSTAHAITVLEGANRINAAIEIATTECQSEILTVQPGGGRSEAILTEAVKRSQGIIDRGIRMRTLYQHTARHSQGTIAYAEHMKQGKVEVRTLEELIERLMIFDRTVAYIPARDDRQAALELRHPGIVEYLANVFEQLWQRAAPLLEETPYAPPIDGITGVQRSIARLLIEGHVDEAIARRLGMNVRTCRAHIAKIAAALGSGSRAQLGYLIAQSGILDKNR
- a CDS encoding helix-turn-helix transcriptional regulator, encoding MSVEHIPHGVEQLCEQGSAAYIRALSEGRIRSEDVAQAPCLVDFGLLHPDISDMQWLHPTAPAVALPRLLRVIEDHITDQRQREERLTAAFEPLMALDPRLSTASDNPAITVLDGLERINAAIDQAISDTQEEFLAVQPGGTRPPETLADAFARDQALLSRGCRMRTLYQHTTRHSLPVLAYLERLEGDAEARTLDEVTERLFVFDRTVAFIPASKDRSLALELRHPAVVEYLATTFDRLWRLATPMWPQSAPQPADDGVTARQRAIAALLVEGHTDSEVAASLGMNVRTARVHIAKLAVGVGSHSRAQLGYRIGQSGILDQKR
- a CDS encoding helix-turn-helix transcriptional regulator → MAAGHHAHESDELCQAGMEAYTRALRAGRIHTREVDPTPCLVRFGLLRPDCDDTQWLRPVSPAVALPRLLVGVEDGIAHQRRRKAQLAVEFDQLMSLAPSRSRASSASGISVLQGMPLIEEAIDRATAATIEEIRIIQPGGQRLPRHLADSRPVEQGFLRRGGRMRTLYQHTTRHSLATLAHYEHLQGNVEVRTLDELPQRLFIFDQRSAMIPTREARDIAIELSHPALVAHLTAGYELLWRKATPMYPVPVPLPAQDGVTVRQRAIAGLLIEGHTDSEIATRLGMNVRTARVHIAKLASSLGSQSRAQLGYLISQSGILESDA